The stretch of DNA AATGACATTCACCTGGCTGAGGTCAACGAAGCCTTTGCCGTGCAGGTTCTTGCTGTGTTGCAAGGGCTGGGTTTATCCCATGCGATGACTAACGTCAACGGTGGCGCGGTTGCCCTGGGGCACCCGCTGGGCTGCTCGGGCGCGCGCATCATGGTCACATTGCTGCATGAAATGCGCCGCAGGGCAGCCTTTAGCCCCAGGACCTTTTACGGGCTGGCGACGCTGTGTGTGGGCGTGGGGCAGGGAGAAGCCACCATCGTCGAATGGCTCGGCTGAACCCTGGCGAAGGTCTCAGCTTTCCTCAACATCCCCCAGTGCGCGGGCAATCAACTCCTGGATGCGCCCCACCATACTGACCGGATCGGGGTGTAGTCCCTCCACCAGCAGGGCGTTCTCAAAAATCTGCTCAGCCGCAAGGTCAAATTTGGGATCGGCGGGTCGTAGCGCGGACAGCCTGGCGATGATGGGATGTTTCGGGTTCAATTCCAGCACCTTTTTGGGCAGCTCAAAGTCCTTATCCATCATTTGATACACCCGCTGAACGGATTGGTCGGGCGCTCCCTCAGGGTCCACCAGCCGTGCTGGCGACGCCGATAGTCGCGTGGAGACGCGCACCGCACTGACCCGCTCGCCCAAAAGCGACTTGAAGCGCACGATCAAATCTGCCAGGGCTGCCTGGTCGAGCACGGGCTCGGCGTCATCCTCACGGGTCTCCTTTTCGATTTGGGGCGGTTCGGCTGCAGCCACATTGACCAGCGGGTGCTCCTGGAAGGCTTTTAACTGCATGAGCATAAAGGGGTCCACCTGGTCAGCCAGTACCAGCACTTCAATCCCCGCCGAGCGGAAGGCGTCCATGTGTGGACTGTAGCGCACCGCACTGGCGTCTTCGCCCAGGAAATAGTAAATCTCCTTTTGCCCAGGCTTAGCCCGAGCCAGGACATCCTCCAATGAAGACCAGCCGCTCGGGTCCCTGTCAGTATGGAAGCGCAGCAGGGGAAACAGCTTCTCCGGTTCATCCTGTTCGATAGCCACACCTTCTTTAATAAAGCCGCCGTAGGTTTCCCAAAACTTGAGGTACTGATCGGGGTCGGTTCTGCCCAGGTCGGTGAGGGTCTCCAGCACCTTGCCGGTCACCAGCCGCTTGAGACGCGCCATCACATTGCTGGACTGCACCATCTCACGCGAGACGTTCAGGGGCAGGTCTTCAGAATCAACCACGCCCTGCACAAAACCAAGGTAAAGGGGCAAGAGATCGATGCTGAAATCCTGGATGAGCACCTTGCGGGCATACAGTTTGAGACCGGGCTCTTTGCGGGGCGAGAAGACCAGGTTGCGCGGGTCGGCGGGGATGTACAGCAGGGCATACATCTGCACCGGAGCGTCAACGACCATGTGCGCGTGCACCAACGGATCGCTGAAATCGAGGGTGAGTTGCTTGTAAAACTCGCTGTAAGCGTCACTTTCCACCGTGCGCGGTGATTGACGCCACAATGCCGTCTGACGGTTGACAGGCGCGTCTTCGTCATTGATATAGATCGGATACTGGATGAAATCAGAGTGGCGTTTGATCACCTGGCGCAGGCGGGTTTCATCAAGGAACTCCCTGGCATCCTCTTTGAGGGTGATGCGCACCTCGGTGCCGCGTTTGTCACGGTCACCGGGGGCGAGGGTGTAGGTGTCTTCTCCAGCAGCCTGCCAGGCAGCGGATTGGGCGTCCTGTCGATAAGAGCGCGAAACCACCCGGATCGAATCGGCGACCATGAAGGCTGCGTAAAAACCCACACCAAATTGACCGATGATCTCGGTCAGGCTCGCCTGGCTGGTTTGAGCAGCTTCCACAAAGGCTCTGGCGCCGGAATGGGCGATCGTGCCCAGGTTTTCAATCAGCTCATCGTGCGTCATCCCGATGCCGGTATCCTCTACGATTAGAATCCCGGCGTCCTTATCGGCGCGGATGCGAATCTCGGTTGGGAGATCCGGGTCGTGCACATCGCGATCCGTGAGCATGATGAAGTCGAGCCGCGCCAGGGCATCGGAGGCATTCGAGATCAATTCGCGCAGGAAGATCTCCCGTTCGGTGTACAGGGAATGGATGAGGATGTTCAATAATTGCTGGGTTTCGGCTTTGAAGGGGATTGGCTGGTTTTTAGCAGGTTTGGATACTTCTGGCATGGTTAAAAACGCCCTTTCAGTTTATTTGTTCAGTGACACTAAATATAATCGGGGTGAATAAGAAATATATAAGAGCGTGGTGGGTATTAGGGGTTTGACGCCCTTCGATTGCGCTGTCACCGCCCCCGGTCAACCCCGGGTCTCACTTACGCGAACAAATCCTCGCGTTCGAATTTTTCATCCAGTTTGGACATACCATACGAAGCCAACGCTCCCAGGGCAAACAGGAGCGCGCTCAGGGCGATCTCCCAGCCTACTACCCCTTTTGGGATGATGGCGATGGTGGAACCGATCACCACGCCAAGGATCAGGTGGTACATCAGCGCATAGAATTTCTTGAACAGCCAGGCGATCAATTTAGCCAGGGCGAACACAGCGATCAAGCCTCCCAGCGCCAGAGGAATAATCACACCCAGATCAAGTGTCGCTATTCCGGCAGCCATGGGATGATACAGTCCAAAATACATCAGGAAGTTGGAAGGGCTGAGGCCCGGCACAACGATGCCCAACCCGATTAATGCGCCACTCAGCATCCAGTTGAGAAAAGAGGGCGAAAGCTGCACCCAGTTTTCATTCTCCATCCAGACCATTAAGAACACGGTGCCAACCGAAATGCCGGCTAACAGCGCCCAATGCCACCAGGACCGCCCTTGTTTTCCAGAGGTCTTATACAACGAGGGAAAAGTGCCGGCAATGAAACCAATGAACAACCAGGTGAACAACGCTGGATAATGTTTGAAAGCCAGATCAACAGCGGCTGAGAAAGCCACCGTGCCGATTATCCCGCCAATGCCGACAGGAAGAAAAAAGAGGAAATTTTGCAGGAATTTATGCCTGAAATTCCCTAAAAAGCGGATCAGAGGCTCATAGATGCCAAACACAACCGCCAGTACGCCACCGGAAAGCCCCGGGGTGATAAACCCGATCCCCACCATGATGCCTTTGAGCAGGCGGATTACCCAGTCAACCACCGGGTTGGTTTTCTTTGTGAATTCACTGGTCGACATGATTATGGCTCACTTTTCAATGTTGATTTAAAAAAACGCCCATCAATCTTACCCGTTTCCCAATTTAAGGCAAAGGAGCGCCACACAAACAGGAGGCAGGACGGTCAGAATTGAGTTGAACGCAGCGCCTAATAATCGCGCATCAGCATCAGGATACGGGCAAAATGTTTGGCTGCTTTCGCGTACAAGTCCAGGCTGATCGATTCGTTGGGTGCGTGTGCCCGGGAATCGGCGTCGTTGGCGCCGTTAGAGATAATTGGCACCCCCAGGTATTCCTGGAACATGAAATTCGGGCCCGAACCGCCGATCATCGGGTTGATGCGGGTGGGTTTGTCATAAACGTCTTCTGCCGCCCGCACAGCCAGACCCACCGCCGGGTGGTCGGGGTCAGTTTTGGCGCCCGGGTTGCCGCCCAGGTAGACGATTTCGATATCGGAAAATCCATGCGCGTCGAGGTGTTCTCGAAGCTGTGCGAGCACCTGCTGAGGTCGCTGGTCGGGTACCAGGCGAAAATCCACCTTGGCGCTGGCTTCGGCTGGCAGCACGGTCTTGGAGCCTTCGCCCTGGTAGCCGGAATTCAGCCCGCAAATCGTGCAGGTCGGCTGATAGACGGCTTGAATGGCGAGTTCCAGCGGGTCATCCACGCCTTTCAAAAAGCCCTCTAAACCGTAAACTTCGCGGTAATGGGCGCGCATATCCGGTAATTGAGCGAGCAATTCTTTTTCGCGCGGCGTAGGTGGGATCACTGAATCGTAAAATCCCGGCAAAAGGATGTTCTCATACGGGTCTTTGAGGGTGCTCAGTGCCCACACCAGGCGCCAGGCTGCATTCGGGAAGATCGAGCCACCGGTGCCTGAATGTACATCCCGGATCGCTGTGCGCACTCGCAGCTCAACATAGCAGATGCCCCGCAATCCCAGCATCTGGATGGGTGCGTTTTCATGGTCAACACCGCCCACCTCCCACACGCACACATCGCCAGCCAGCAAGTCTTTGTTAGCCTTCACAAAGGGTTCCAGGTTAACGCTGCCAATCTCTTCTTCGCCCTCAACGATGAATTTAACGTTGCAGGGAAGTTCACCTTCACGGTCCAGGATGGCATCAATGGCATGCAGGCGGGCGGTAAAGTTGCCCTTATTATCAGAAACGCCGCGCGCATACAGACGTCCATCACGCAAGGTCGGCTCAAAAGGCGGTGAATCCCATAATTCCAGGGGCTCGGCTGGTTGGACATCATAGTGATTGTAGGAAATCAGGGTGGCATCGCCCTGCCCTTTCCGCTCGCCAAACACCACCGGCGATCCGCCTGTGGGCATAATCGACACGGAAAAGCCGCGCGCTTTCAAGGCACCTGCGACCAGTTCGGCGCACTCCTCAATGCCCAGGTTCTGGGCTGCCACACTGGGTTGGGCCAGAAGGCGCGAAAGCTCGTCAACGCTTTCACCCAAATGTGTTTCAATATATTGATCGATAGCTTGAATGTTTATGGTTCATCTCCTATGTGTCTAAATCAACTTTTATCGCAAAATCCTTCCATCAAAATACCCCCTTCAACATCCCGATCAGCCAGTCGCCCGCATAGGCAAACATCATCATTTTTAAGACCTTGCCAATCAAACAGTAAATCAGGAATTTGGTGACCGGCATCTTCAACATCCCAGATAGCATGCCTGCCATGTCAAATAAGGGGTTGGGAATGAAAGCTAAAATCAAAATGGTGATGTCGCCGTATCGACGCATCCAGTTGACCACCTGGTCGTAGTGGGCGGAGTTTTCCACCAGGGGTTGCCCGCTGAAACCTGCCAAATAACCCGAAAGCTCGCCCAGGGCTGCACCGGTACCTGCCGCAATTGAGACCCAAAATGGGTTAAACACGGCTCCCATGGCAGTGGTGAAGAGCACACCTGGTACGGGGACCAGGATGGTGGCATTGGCCAGAAGCGAAAACAAAAAGATGCCCGGGTATCCAAACGCTTGCAACTCCTGAATTCGTTCACGTTGGATGAAAAGAAACGCCGTCAGCGCGATAACAAACAGCAGGACGACTGCACGGATGATGTTGAGCGTACGCTTGGGAAGACGTTCTACCAGGGGTAAACGTTTGGGAGGCAATTCCTCTTCAGGCGAGGAGAGATGGTCATTTTCCATCGACAGGTAAGTGTCCTTCCAACAGAGACTGCAAACGCGCGATGACCATGTCCAACGCAACCACGTTAAAACCACCCTCCGGGATGATGATGTCGGCGTAGCGTTTTGATGCGTCAACAAATTCAAGATGCATGGGGCGCACTGTGCGCAGATACTGGTCGACCACCGATTGCAGGGTGCGACCCCGTTCCTGGATATCCCTCAACAGACGCCGAATCAGGCGGATATCTGCGTCTGTGTCCACAAAGATCTTCATATCAAACAGGTCCCGCAGTTCCTTTTCAACAAAGATCAGGATGCCTTCCACCAGGATGACGGGCTTTGGCGACACGTGAACCGTCTCCGTTTTGCGGCTGTGGGTGCTGAAATCATAAACTGGCATCTCAATCGCCTGGCCGCGTAATAATTGTTGGATATGCCGCACCATCAGGTCGGTTTCCAGTGAATCGGGATGATCATAATTGACCTTGGCGCGCTCCTCGGGAGTCAGGTGTTTCTGATCTCGATAGTAGGCATCGTGCGCCAGGAAGGCGATACTACCCATACCCATGCGTTTACGGATCAAATCTGCCAGCGTGGTTTTCCCTGACCCGGTACCCCCGCCAATGCCCACAACCATGGTGTTTTTGCTTTTCGATTCAGTCATCATGTTACGATTATAATCGCAATTCAGGTATAATCGGTTTTAGAATTTGTTCATTTGGAGGTTAAATGCGAGCAAAACTGATTGATGGCAAAGCCATCGCTGAAGCCCTGCGCGAAGAAGTTAAACAAAAGGTGGCAGAACGGGTTAAAAAGGGTTTGCCCGCTCCTGGCCTGGCAACGGTGCTTGTGGGAGAGAACCCGGCTTCCCAGGTGTATGTGCGTATGAAGCACAAGGCTTGCCAGGAAGCCAATATCATCTCGACCGGCAATGTGTTGCCTGCCAACGCCAGCCAGGCTGAAGTAGAAGACCTGGTGCACAAGTTGAATGCCGATGCCAACATTCACGGCATCCTGGTGCAGTTACCCCTGCCGGCAGGTCTGGATGAGGAGCGTGTGCTCAACACGATCAGCCTGCAAAAGGATGTGGACGGCTTTCACCCGATTAATATCGGTCGCCTGGCGCAAAAAGGGCGGGAACCGCTCTTTATTCCAGCTACTCCGGCTGGCGTGATGTATTTACTGGAGGATAGCGGCGTTGAGCTTTCGGGCGCCAACGCCGTTGTTTTAGGGCGTTCGAACATCGTTGGCATGCCGGTGGCTTTGCTGCTGGTCAAGGCGAATGCTACCGTGACCATCTGCCACTCGCGCACCAAGGAAATCCCAGCGCTGATTCGCGAAGCTGATGTGCTGGTGGCTGCGGTGGGCATCCCCGAATTTGTGCGCGGTGACTGGGTTAAGCCCGGTGCCGTCGTGATCGACGTGGGCGTCAATCGCATCGAAGACGAGACCCGTAAAAGCGGTTATCGACTGGTGGGCGACGTGGCCTTCGATGAGGTCGCTGAAGTCGCCGGTGCGATCACCCCGGTGCCTGGCGGTGTGGGCCCGATGACCATCGCCATGCTGTTGCACAACACGCTGCGCGCGGCTCGCCTGGCAGACGGCAACGGAATGGCAAACGCCGCGTAGCGCATCATTGAGCGGTTTTCAAGCAATTGGCGCTCGGCGGCGATTGAAGCACACCGATTATTGCTGGTCACTCACAATCTGCCCGTGAACTTTAATATTCCAGCAAGATCGTCACCGGGCCGACGTTGACCAACGCTACATCCATGTGTGCGCCGAAAACGCCGGTTTGAGTGGGAATCCCCCTGGCTGATAGTTGCTCGGCACAAGCCTCCACCAGGGGTTCGGCGATCTCGGGCTTAGCCGCGTCAATAAACGATGGACGCCGCCCTCGGCGGGTATCGGCATACAGCGTAAATTGCGAAACGACGATTGCCTCTCCGTCCACATCCAGAGCGGAAAGGTTCATTTTTCCCTCATCATCTTCAAAGATGCGCAGATGCGCGATTTTTTCGGTCATTTGTTCCACGGTCGCCAGGGTGTCTTCCGGCGCCACTCCCAGCAGGATCACCAAGCCCTTTCCGATCTCAGCGACAACCTGCCCGTCGACGGTGACCCGACCCTGCGACACGCGTTGGATGACGGCTTTCATAGGCTTCTCCTGGTTGACGAATTTACCATTATCATGCCGATTATAGCATCAATGGCATACCACGATGCCCGCTCAGCCATTCTTAATCACTCCTTATTCGCATGGACTATAATCAACACATGCCACATTCACTGAAGAACTTCGAGCTGGTCTGGATCGACCAGCCTCAGCATCTGCGCCACGCCGCTGAAGAACTGGCTTCCCAGCAGATCCTGGCGATTGACACCGAATCCAACAGCCTGTACGCTTACCAGGAGCAGGTCTGCCTGGTGCAAATTTCCACCCGACTAAAAGATTACCTGATTGACGCCCGCGCGCTGCCCGATCTATCCCCCCTGGCAGAAATTTTTAACTCCGACCGTATCCTGAAGGTGTTCCACGCCGCCGAGTATGACCTGATCTGCCTGTTTCGCGACTATGGCTTCAGGTTCAATTTTATATTTGACACCATGCTCGCAGCGCGCATCCTTGGGTTTCAGCATGTCGGTCTGGGAGCACTGCTGGAAAAATATTTCGGTGTCCAGATGAATAAAAAATACCAGCGTGCGGATTGGGGCAAACGCCCCTTGAAACCTGAGATGCTGGAATACGCCCGCCAGGACAGCCATTACCTGATCGCCCTCCAGGAGCAATTACGCGCCGAATTGGTTGCCGCTGACCTGCTTGACCTGGCAGTGGAAGATTTTACACGCCTGACCATCGGAATTGAAGATACGACGGAAACCTGTGCCGACGATTTTTGGAAAATCCACGGGGCGCGTGACCTCAGCCCCGAAAAAGCTGCCGTGCTAAAAGCGCTATACAATTTTCGCGAATCGGTTGCTAAAGCCCAGAATAAACCCTCATTTAAAGTTCTCAGCAATCAGACGCTGATTGAATTAGCCACAGCCTGCCCCAAACACCAGGCTGACTTGCTGGAACGATCCACACTGCACGAAAGACAGGTCAGGCGTTATGGGCCGGGATTGCTGGTCGCTGTGCAGGAAGGTCTGCAGGCACAGCCTGAGCACCCACCCAATCACGTCCGGCCGCGTAACTCTGTGCTCAACCGCATGGAGATTTTGCAGGAATGGCGCAAGGAAACCGGTAAAGCGCTGGGCGTGCCCTCCGATGTCGTCATGCCCCGTGACGTTCTCTGCCGGATCGCCCGCGCAAATCCAAGGGATCTTTCAACGTTGAAGGCGCAGATGTTTGATGTGCCTTACCGGTTTAACCGTTTTGGTCAGGACATGCTCAGCGTTATCACCCGTGAAGGACTTGAGGATTGAGGCTTTCTCTGCATGGCGCTGACCTCACCATCACCGGCTCGAAGCACCTGCTGGAAAAAGTTTAAGTCCATAAGATTTTCACCAACGTCCATCTCATAAGTGACTATTCCCCGTTGAATTTCGAGTATAATGGATGCCTGCCCGTTGGAGAGGTGCCAGAGTGGTTTATTGGGGCGGTCTCGAAAACCGTTGTAGCCTTGCGGCTACCGAGGGTTCGAATCCCTCCCTCTCCGTTATCGGCAATATTCAGGGCGGCGCACGAGGGAAAAGCACGGGTATTAAGCATGGGTTGTCCTCCCCCTTTGAATGTTGGTCAATTGTCAATCGTGGAAGATGATTAAGCGCCATTTTTATTTTGGGTAACCATCATCGTAAAGGCTGTATTTCTATTGAGGCACTGTGCTCAATCATAAACGGTTGGGGTAACCCGATCAGGCAGTAGCGATTCAGAGTTCTTCTATGGGCACGTAGCGCCTATTTTGACCGATGTGGTATATTTAGACGCTGGCACAATGATCATTCGAATCAGAAAGCAACCGGCAAACGCGGAGAAAAGCACCCCTGCAGGACGGGCGTAGAACCGTCACTGCAGGGATCCATTTAAAAAGGAATTTGATAATGACCGAGATTGTGAGAGAAAAACCTGTGAAATTCAACCTGCCCAGGCGCATCAAGGGCCTGGGAGATTTAGCTTACAACCTGTGGTGGGTATGGCAACCGGAGGTGCAACGCTTATTTAAAATGATGGATGCCCTGTTGTGGGAGGATTCTTATCATAACCCGGTGGTCTTCTTGCGCGATATAGAACGCGCCCGCCTGGATGCCATGATCAATGACCGCTATTTTTTGGATCGATACGACCGTGTCATGCGGGATTTTGATCGGTATATGAAAGAGAACGACACCTGGTTTTCGACCACCTATCCGGCTTTACACGAAGAAATGGTTGCTTATTTTTCATTTGAGTTTGGATTGCATGAATCCCTGATGGTCTATGCTGGCGGTCTGGGCATACTTTCCGGCGATCATCTGAAAGAAGCCAGCGACCTGGGCATTCCCCTGGTGGCCGTGGGTTTTTTGTATACATACGGGTACTTTTCTCAGCGGATTAGCGAAGACGGCTGGCAGGAAGCCGAAAACGTCCCGATCGATTTTAATGCCTTGCCCCTGGTTCATTTACTGGATGATGCGGGTAAGCCGATCAAAATCGCAATTGACCTGCCGGGGCGGAAGGTTTACGCGCAAATCTATGAGCTGAATATCGGGCGGGTCAAGCTGTTTTTACTGAATACCAACCTGGGTGACAACAGCCCTGTCGATCGTCAATTGACCGACAAGCTTTACATCAGCGATCTTGAGCTGCGCATCTCCCAGGAGATCCTTCTGGGCATGGGCGGCGTTAGCGCACTGAGGGCATTGGGATATGCGCCAACAGCCTGGCACATGAACGAAGGGCACTCTGCCTTCCTGACCCTGGAACGAGCTCTGGAATACATCCGTAAGGGCATGAACTTTTCTGAAGCGACCGAATTGATTAATAAAACCAATATCTTCACCACCCATACCCCTGTACCCGCTGGCAATGATGAGTTCCCGCTGTGGCTGATGGATAAATATTTCTCTCATGTTTGGCCTGACCTGGGTCTTTCCCGGGATGCGTTTCTTGATCTCGCCAAAATCGAACAACCCTGGGGCGGAGAGGCCTTCAGTATGCCCGTTTTGGCTTTAAAGCTCTCGGATTTTCGCAATGGCGTTTCAGAGTTGCACGGTCAGGTGACCCGCGGTATGTGGAAATTCCTCTGGCCGGATAAAAAAGAGCAGGATGTCCCCATTGGGCACATCACCAACGGCATCCACACGAAAACCTGGTTGGCTCGCCGGATGGGTGTTCTTTTTTCACATTATATGGGTGCAGATTGGGCTGAGCATATCTGTGATATCGATTTTTGGGCAAAGGTTGAAAATATCCCTGACGATGAATTATGGGCGGTTCACAAACACCTGAAGCGCAGGTTGGTGGCATATATTATCGATCGCAGCCGGAGAAAATGGGCCAGTAATAAGGTGCACCCGGTTCAAACCCTGGCCAGCGGCGTTTTGTTGGACCCCTATGCCTTGACCATTGGATTCGCCCGCCGATTTGCCACCTATAAACGGGCTAATCTGATCTTCAGTGATTACGAACGGCTGTTGAAAATCGTGAACAATCCCCGCATGCCAGTGCAATTTGTCTTTGCTGGCAAAGCCCATCCCGCAGACGAGCCCGGGAAGCTGAGAATCCAGGAGGTCTATCGAGCGGTGAAAGATGCCCGTTTTGGCGGACGGCTGGCTTTTCTTGAGGATTATGATATGAATGTCGCTCGCCACCTGGTACAGGGCGTGGATGTGTGGTTGAATACGCCACGCCGACCTCGTGAGGCTTCAGGGACTTCAGGCATGAAAGCTGGCTTGAACGGTGTGTTGAATTTTTCCATCCTGGATGGCTGGTGGCGTGAGGGCTATAACGGGCATAACGGCTGGGCAATCGGTCAGGACAAGACCCTGTTTGAAGACCAGGCCGCCCAGGACGAAGCTGACGCGCTCAGCCTGTATGAAACCCTTGAAAACGAGATCATCCCGCTGTATTACGAACAACGCTCAGCGGATAATCTTCCATCGGAGTGGATTGCCTGGATGAAGGAAAGCATCCGTTCCCTGGGCGGACAATTCAGCATGTGCCGCATGGTCACCGAATATATGACAAAAATGTACGAACCGGCGATTAAAAACGGTATTGATGAACGAAAAGGAGTGTAATGGAAGCAATGATTGATATTTTGCTTTCACCGTCCGCCTGGTTATTTGCCCTGGGCATTTTCCTGGCGCGCATGGTCAATATTGCGATGGATACCCTGCGCATTATGTTCACCATGCGCCAAAAAAGCGGGATAGCATGGGTTTTGGGTTTTATCGAATCGACAATTTACATTTTATTGATCGGTTCGGTGCTGACAAATATCGGGAATCCCCTGAATATCATCGGTTATTCGGCAGGGTTTGCGACGGGGAATGTGCTGGGCATGGCAATTGAAAAACGCCTGGCTCTGGGTTATATGCATTTCAATATCATCAGTCGCCATCACAGCACTGAGATTGCAGATGCACTGCGCAACGCCGGCTTTGGCGTGACAGAAATCCCCGCCAGGGGGCGAGAGAGCAACTTTATGCTGGTCGATTGCCGGGTCAGGCGTAAACAATCCAAAGACGTGGAAAACCTGGTGCTTGAAATCGACCCGGAGGCTTTCATCACTGCCGAAGAAATTGTTCCTCGGGGCAGCGGGATCTGGCGCGCCTGATCGTCAAAGTGCAAAAAGGCTGCTGTCTAACTGACGGCAGCATTTTATTTAAATACAACCGCCATCGAGAGCAGGTTGTTGTATACTATTAAGAGCACTTGAAAAACAGGAGGAACCATGCCCGGAAGGAACAAAGATTTTTACCTGGGAAAGACCTATGACCTGGAAACGAAGGCTCTACAGGAGCAGCAGGTCTTCTATGACCCGGACGACCTGACCACTCACGCTGTCATCACCGGTATGACCGGGTCGGGAAAGACTGGGCTGGGCGTGATCATGCTCGAGGAAGCTGCGTTGCAGGGCATCCCGGCCATTGTGATCGATCCTAAAGGCGATCTGACGAATTTATTATTGCATTTTCCTGACCTTTTACCTGAGGATTTTCAGCCCTGGGTCGACCAGGACGCGGCCCGCCGTGAGGGGATCAGCGTGGAAGAAGCGGCAGAA from Brevefilum fermentans encodes:
- the glgP gene encoding alpha-glucan family phosphorylase; protein product: MTEIVREKPVKFNLPRRIKGLGDLAYNLWWVWQPEVQRLFKMMDALLWEDSYHNPVVFLRDIERARLDAMINDRYFLDRYDRVMRDFDRYMKENDTWFSTTYPALHEEMVAYFSFEFGLHESLMVYAGGLGILSGDHLKEASDLGIPLVAVGFLYTYGYFSQRISEDGWQEAENVPIDFNALPLVHLLDDAGKPIKIAIDLPGRKVYAQIYELNIGRVKLFLLNTNLGDNSPVDRQLTDKLYISDLELRISQEILLGMGGVSALRALGYAPTAWHMNEGHSAFLTLERALEYIRKGMNFSEATELINKTNIFTTHTPVPAGNDEFPLWLMDKYFSHVWPDLGLSRDAFLDLAKIEQPWGGEAFSMPVLALKLSDFRNGVSELHGQVTRGMWKFLWPDKKEQDVPIGHITNGIHTKTWLARRMGVLFSHYMGADWAEHICDIDFWAKVENIPDDELWAVHKHLKRRLVAYIIDRSRRKWASNKVHPVQTLASGVLLDPYALTIGFARRFATYKRANLIFSDYERLLKIVNNPRMPVQFVFAGKAHPADEPGKLRIQEVYRAVKDARFGGRLAFLEDYDMNVARHLVQGVDVWLNTPRRPREASGTSGMKAGLNGVLNFSILDGWWREGYNGHNGWAIGQDKTLFEDQAAQDEADALSLYETLENEIIPLYYEQRSADNLPSEWIAWMKESIRSLGGQFSMCRMVTEYMTKMYEPAIKNGIDERKGV
- a CDS encoding DUF2179 domain-containing protein translates to MEAMIDILLSPSAWLFALGIFLARMVNIAMDTLRIMFTMRQKSGIAWVLGFIESTIYILLIGSVLTNIGNPLNIIGYSAGFATGNVLGMAIEKRLALGYMHFNIISRHHSTEIADALRNAGFGVTEIPARGRESNFMLVDCRVRRKQSKDVENLVLEIDPEAFITAEEIVPRGSGIWRA